Proteins from a genomic interval of Alkalinema sp. FACHB-956:
- the folK gene encoding 2-amino-4-hydroxy-6-hydroxymethyldihydropteridine diphosphokinase, whose product MAISASPITPSPKPAARCAIALGSNLGNSLEILESALAVLAATPGIQVLARSSWYLTQAVGPPQPDYFNGCALLQTQMPPQDLMTQLLHTENQFGRVRRERWGARTLDLDLLLFEDVILTTPRLELPHPRMQERAFVLVPLAEIAADWVDPRTGRSVAELLAGIDCRGVEKWQNCPDGRQSPVKELGI is encoded by the coding sequence ATGGCTATTAGCGCCTCACCGATAACCCCCTCACCGAAGCCCGCTGCCCGCTGTGCGATCGCGCTGGGCAGTAATTTGGGGAATTCCTTGGAAATTTTGGAATCAGCGTTAGCGGTTTTGGCGGCGACCCCAGGGATTCAAGTGCTGGCCCGATCGTCGTGGTATCTCACCCAGGCGGTGGGGCCGCCCCAACCGGACTATTTCAATGGCTGTGCTCTGCTGCAAACCCAGATGCCGCCCCAGGACTTGATGACGCAACTGCTGCACACGGAAAACCAGTTTGGACGAGTTCGGCGGGAACGGTGGGGTGCAAGGACGTTGGATTTAGATCTATTGCTGTTTGAGGATGTCATTTTAACGACGCCAAGGCTGGAATTGCCCCATCCCAGAATGCAGGAACGGGCGTTTGTCTTGGTGCCGTTAGCGGAAATTGCGGCGGATTGGGTTGATCCCAGGACGGGTCGATCGGTGGCGGAATTGCTGGCGGGGATTGACTGTCGTGGGGTGGAAAAGTGGCAGAATTGCCCGGATGGACGCCAGTCTCCGGTGAAAGAATTGGGTATTTAG
- a CDS encoding substrate-binding domain-containing protein: MQNTISYVRRVNRMVQKNILSPKQMGLMVALMAAATPLTTSLSLTTLSLLTPVELAQAVSVPFPLPSGVPQGTAVRISSANSMAGVNQALKQQFEKEFAKSKATVNLNTTSAQAALQAVLSGKADLAAIGRPLTEAEVAQGLVAIPVGRDKIAIVVGSANPFKKDLSIPKFAKIFRGELKNWSELGGPKAGIQVIDRVNSDTRQAFPAYPAFQSGKFDSGATATKLEDTSMKALLGKLGNNGVSFVPANQLKNQAGFRMLTMDGVDPSNPKYPFSQPLFYVYKGPKPSPAVQAFLGVAGTTAGQKAIQQAGIAQAIDFNAPGAIANAQAASKAANSTNKAVPANAPKGNAGNEKPGAVSNADRPSSIAANNAPNNAPNNAPNNAPNPGVTGEQVNPTTTNPSAAADKGLLGDGFPDWLKWLLPLGLLGLGLLLLLLPRKADESSDAAALSSRSTATPSPTPTEPESATWAPFQTQANDDVDVAGDAWSDRDSATSDDQDALGTPTDWANPDWTKPDWTPPETPVDGGTIAGGVAATGAAGAAAWSFLRGPQDVPGTTNPPAATGSETAADWEFESSNLNELAPDTRGRLDDVAFDLGGEPTGTEAGTGSDADAPGFFGKLKDSASTLITGAGAAAENAVEGVTQAGSETLAAGAAFVGGTAAAARTRILGDRARIVLIPQTAKEAVVRWQLTDEQKADAHSRGGMDLALRLYDVTGVDPNQSVLENYYQYDCSELTQELRIEVPVPDRDYVVEVGYLDRSGEWIDVARSMSVHIPPA, encoded by the coding sequence ATGCAAAACACAATTTCCTACGTGCGTAGGGTGAATCGTATGGTGCAAAAAAATATCCTTTCCCCGAAGCAAATGGGGCTGATGGTTGCGTTGATGGCGGCAGCGACCCCCCTCACAACCTCTTTGAGTTTGACCACTCTCAGCTTGTTAACGCCCGTTGAGTTGGCTCAGGCTGTGTCTGTGCCGTTTCCCTTGCCCAGTGGGGTTCCCCAGGGCACAGCGGTGCGTATTTCCAGCGCGAACAGCATGGCAGGGGTGAACCAAGCCCTGAAGCAACAATTTGAAAAAGAATTTGCTAAGTCCAAAGCGACGGTCAACCTGAACACAACCAGCGCCCAAGCTGCCCTGCAAGCGGTGCTGAGTGGCAAAGCGGACCTCGCTGCGATCGGACGCCCCTTAACCGAAGCAGAAGTAGCCCAAGGCTTGGTGGCGATCCCCGTCGGTCGGGACAAAATCGCGATCGTGGTGGGAAGCGCGAATCCCTTTAAAAAAGATTTGAGCATTCCCAAATTTGCCAAAATTTTTCGCGGTGAACTGAAAAACTGGTCGGAGCTAGGCGGCCCCAAAGCAGGCATCCAAGTCATCGATCGGGTCAATAGCGATACCCGTCAAGCCTTCCCAGCCTATCCGGCCTTCCAATCCGGCAAGTTTGACTCGGGAGCTACGGCCACCAAGTTGGAAGACACCAGCATGAAGGCGCTCCTGGGCAAGCTGGGCAATAACGGAGTCAGCTTTGTCCCCGCCAACCAACTGAAGAACCAGGCGGGCTTCCGGATGCTGACGATGGATGGGGTGGATCCTAGTAATCCCAAGTATCCCTTCTCCCAGCCGTTGTTCTACGTTTACAAAGGCCCCAAACCCAGCCCCGCCGTCCAAGCCTTCCTGGGCGTAGCGGGAACCACGGCAGGACAGAAGGCAATTCAACAGGCGGGGATTGCCCAAGCGATCGACTTCAATGCTCCCGGCGCGATCGCCAATGCCCAAGCGGCTAGCAAGGCGGCCAACAGTACGAATAAAGCCGTGCCTGCCAACGCTCCCAAGGGCAATGCCGGGAATGAAAAACCAGGGGCCGTGAGCAATGCCGATCGGCCCTCCAGCATCGCGGCCAATAATGCTCCCAACAACGCCCCCAACAATGCTCCCAATAATGCGCCAAATCCGGGCGTGACGGGAGAACAGGTCAACCCAACCACCACCAATCCCAGCGCTGCGGCGGACAAGGGACTTCTGGGGGATGGATTTCCAGATTGGCTGAAGTGGCTGCTGCCCCTGGGGTTATTGGGCTTGGGGCTGTTGCTGTTACTGCTGCCCCGCAAGGCTGACGAAAGCTCCGATGCAGCGGCGCTCTCTAGCCGTTCTACCGCCACACCGTCCCCCACGCCGACGGAACCGGAATCCGCCACTTGGGCCCCCTTCCAAACCCAAGCCAATGACGATGTGGATGTGGCCGGTGATGCCTGGAGCGATCGGGACAGTGCCACCAGCGACGATCAGGATGCCCTCGGCACCCCCACGGATTGGGCGAATCCCGACTGGACCAAGCCCGACTGGACGCCCCCTGAAACGCCTGTAGACGGCGGGACGATCGCAGGCGGAGTCGCAGCAACGGGAGCCGCCGGAGCTGCCGCTTGGTCGTTCCTGCGGGGGCCACAGGATGTTCCGGGGACAACGAATCCCCCTGCCGCCACGGGGTCTGAAACCGCTGCGGATTGGGAATTCGAATCCTCCAATCTCAATGAGCTGGCTCCGGATACAAGGGGTCGGTTAGATGATGTGGCCTTTGACCTGGGGGGAGAACCAACGGGCACGGAGGCTGGGACGGGGAGCGATGCCGATGCTCCTGGGTTCTTCGGGAAGTTGAAGGATTCTGCTTCGACGCTGATCACGGGAGCGGGGGCTGCTGCGGAGAATGCGGTGGAAGGCGTGACCCAGGCAGGCAGTGAAACCCTGGCCGCAGGGGCGGCGTTTGTCGGTGGAACGGCAGCGGCGGCTCGGACGCGCATTCTGGGCGATCGGGCGAGGATTGTGCTGATTCCGCAAACGGCGAAGGAAGCGGTGGTGCGCTGGCAATTGACCGATGAGCAAAAGGCCGATGCCCACAGCCGGGGCGGAATGGATCTGGCGCTACGGCTCTATGATGTGACGGGGGTTGATCCCAATCAGTCGGTCTTAGAAAACTACTACCAGTACGATTGCAGTGAGTTGACCCAGGAGCTGCGAATTGAGGTTCCGGTGCCCGATCGG
- a CDS encoding NUDIX hydrolase: protein MPFGSEPPQLLRRKLFYQGRKFAYEVNRLRLPNKVEGEFECVRHPGGALVIPVTPEGKLVLVRQYRFTVKSRILEFPAGTVEEGEEPAVTVAREVQEETGYKAASIEPLGEFFLAPGYSDEIIYAFLGTGLERLEHPPEQDDDEDIEVVLMTPEEVEAAIATGDLADAKSISAFVIARSKLMGG, encoded by the coding sequence ATGCCCTTTGGTTCTGAACCGCCCCAATTGCTGCGTCGTAAGCTATTTTATCAAGGTCGTAAGTTTGCCTATGAGGTCAATCGCCTACGGTTGCCGAACAAAGTGGAGGGGGAGTTTGAATGTGTGCGTCATCCCGGTGGCGCGTTGGTGATTCCGGTGACGCCGGAGGGCAAGCTGGTGCTGGTGCGGCAGTATCGTTTTACGGTGAAGTCGCGCATTCTGGAATTTCCAGCCGGTACGGTGGAAGAGGGGGAAGAGCCGGCGGTGACGGTGGCGCGGGAAGTGCAGGAAGAGACGGGATATAAGGCGGCGAGTATTGAGCCGTTGGGAGAGTTCTTTTTGGCTCCAGGGTATTCCGATGAGATTATCTATGCGTTCCTGGGGACGGGATTGGAGCGGTTAGAGCATCCGCCGGAGCAAGATGATGATGAGGATATTGAGGTGGTGTTAATGACGCCGGAGGAAGTGGAGGCGGCGATCGCGACGGGGGATTTGGCCGATGCGAAGTCGATTTCTGCGTTTGTCATTGCCCGATCGAAGTTGATGGGAGGCTAG
- a CDS encoding Uma2 family endonuclease — MTQALEPKLCTPDEYLALELASETRSEYRNGAIIPMTGGTPDCNEIAINLASLLKSALRGKPYRIFGADQRLWIPDRNLYTYPDVMVVEKPLQLQTGRTDTVMNPCFIAEVLSKSTQDYDHGEKFSAYRSIDSFREYLLIDQYSIHVEHYVKTAANQWLLSEYDDPTVTLSLKTAAAQIEIITLYDNIDIDGV, encoded by the coding sequence ATGACTCAGGCTCTCGAACCCAAACTCTGCACTCCCGATGAGTATCTCGCCCTTGAGCTTGCTTCAGAAACTCGCAGTGAATACCGCAATGGAGCGATAATTCCCATGACCGGGGGAACTCCAGACTGCAATGAAATCGCCATTAATCTAGCCTCCCTGCTCAAATCTGCCTTGCGTGGCAAACCCTACCGGATTTTTGGGGCCGATCAACGGTTGTGGATTCCCGATCGCAACCTCTACACCTATCCCGATGTCATGGTGGTTGAAAAACCGCTACAACTCCAAACTGGGCGAACTGATACCGTCATGAATCCCTGTTTTATTGCTGAAGTGCTATCCAAATCAACCCAAGATTATGATCATGGCGAAAAGTTCTCTGCCTATCGTTCGATCGATAGCTTTCGGGAATATCTCTTGATCGATCAGTACAGCATCCATGTAGAACACTACGTCAAGACAGCCGCGAATCAATGGCTACTTTCAGAATATGATGATCCGACGGTTACGTTGTCCTTGAAGACAGCAGCAGCCCAAATCGAAATCATCACGCTCTACGACAATATTGATATCGATGGGGTTTAA
- a CDS encoding glycosyltransferase — MALIHPSQPSVPTPIGKDAFKETVRAYFEQIAPELDRWSRRNRYYYQDLERFHQFFIPVGSRVLEIGCGTGDLLASLQPAVGVGIDFAAPIVEIARSKYPYLTFHCLDAETLTPKDLGFSFQPFDFIILSGTLGHLGDIQRVLQQLQPFCHARTRLILTFHNFLWQPVLNLAEKIGQRRPQPPQSWLSMDDVENLLTITGYTPVKKGRRFLCPKPIPGLAALCNRILAHLPGLTHLGLTNYIIARPQRLVPAHQASAEQSSLTCSVIVPARNEAGNIANIIDRIPKLGRHMEVIFVEGHSQDKTWKEIAYLAQQGHPNFKLKAYQQKGKGKADAVRLGFERAGGDILMILDADLTVEPEDLVHFFEVIASGRGEFANGSRLVYPRSGQAMPWLNNWANKFFSLAFSFLLGQPIKDTLCGTKVLRREDYYKIVEGRTYFGDFDPFGDFDLLFGATKLGLHIVDVPVRYQPRTYGESNIAHFREGLVLLKMCLYASQKIKFF, encoded by the coding sequence ATGGCACTGATCCACCCTTCTCAGCCGAGTGTTCCCACGCCGATCGGCAAGGATGCTTTTAAAGAGACCGTGCGGGCTTATTTTGAGCAGATTGCGCCGGAACTCGATCGCTGGAGTCGTCGGAATCGCTATTACTATCAAGACCTAGAGCGGTTCCATCAATTTTTTATTCCGGTGGGCAGTCGGGTGTTGGAGATTGGCTGCGGGACGGGAGATCTGCTGGCGAGTTTGCAACCGGCGGTGGGGGTGGGCATTGACTTCGCTGCGCCGATCGTCGAGATTGCGCGATCGAAGTATCCCTATCTCACCTTCCACTGTTTGGATGCGGAAACCCTGACGCCCAAGGATTTGGGGTTTAGTTTTCAACCCTTTGATTTCATTATTCTCTCTGGGACGTTAGGGCATTTGGGGGATATTCAGCGGGTGTTGCAACAGTTGCAGCCCTTTTGCCATGCGCGGACGCGGCTGATCCTGACGTTCCATAACTTTTTGTGGCAGCCGGTTTTAAATTTGGCTGAAAAAATTGGCCAACGTCGTCCCCAACCGCCCCAGAGTTGGCTGTCCATGGATGATGTGGAAAATTTGCTGACGATTACGGGCTATACGCCGGTGAAAAAGGGGCGGCGGTTCCTTTGTCCGAAGCCGATTCCGGGCCTTGCAGCGCTGTGTAATCGGATTTTGGCACACCTGCCGGGGCTGACGCACTTGGGGTTGACGAATTACATCATTGCCCGTCCCCAGCGGTTGGTTCCGGCGCACCAAGCTTCGGCGGAACAGTCGTCGTTGACCTGTTCTGTGATCGTTCCCGCGCGCAATGAAGCGGGCAATATTGCCAACATTATCGATCGCATCCCGAAGTTGGGACGGCACATGGAAGTGATTTTCGTGGAGGGCCATTCCCAGGACAAAACCTGGAAGGAAATTGCCTATCTGGCGCAACAGGGACACCCGAATTTTAAATTGAAAGCCTATCAGCAAAAGGGCAAAGGCAAGGCGGATGCTGTGCGGTTGGGCTTTGAACGGGCGGGGGGCGATATTTTGATGATCTTAGATGCGGATTTAACCGTGGAACCGGAGGATTTGGTTCACTTTTTTGAGGTGATTGCGTCGGGGCGCGGGGAGTTTGCCAATGGATCGCGCTTGGTCTATCCCCGATCGGGTCAGGCGATGCCGTGGTTGAATAATTGGGCCAATAAGTTTTTTAGTTTGGCGTTTTCATTTTTGTTGGGTCAGCCGATCAAAGATACGCTCTGTGGGACGAAGGTATTACGGCGAGAGGACTATTACAAAATTGTTGAGGGTCGTACCTATTTTGGGGATTTCGATCCCTTTGGGGATTTTGATTTATTGTTTGGTGCGACGAAGTTGGGGTTGCATATTGTGGATGTGCCGGTGCGTTATCAACCGCGTACCTACGGGGAATCCAATATTGCCCATTTTAGGGAAGGGTTAGTTTTGCTCAAGATGTGTTTATATGCATCACAGAAGATTAAATTTTTTTAA